A genomic segment from Flexistipes sp. encodes:
- the hypB gene encoding hydrogenase nickel incorporation protein HypB produces the protein MGKINIEEKILSKNIKKADALRELFREKGVFVLNLVSSPGSGKTSILESTLTGMQHEYNIGVIEGDLQTENDAERIRKTGINAVQINTGGACHLEAEGIGKTLENFDLDKLDFLVIENVGNLVCPSSFDLGEDCKVVVVSTPEGDDKPAKYPSMIRVSSAMIVNKIDLLDYLDFDIEKCIDYARGINPDLDFFKVSCKTGEGIGTWTDWLTKQIGDKKVQQQ, from the coding sequence ATGGGAAAAATCAACATAGAAGAAAAAATACTTTCAAAAAATATAAAAAAGGCTGACGCTTTAAGAGAATTGTTCAGAGAAAAGGGTGTTTTTGTTCTGAACCTTGTTTCCTCTCCCGGAAGCGGGAAAACCAGCATACTTGAGTCAACTCTAACCGGGATGCAGCATGAATATAATATCGGTGTAATTGAAGGTGATTTACAGACGGAAAACGATGCTGAGCGCATCAGAAAGACAGGTATTAATGCAGTGCAGATTAATACCGGCGGTGCATGCCACCTGGAAGCTGAAGGCATAGGAAAAACCCTGGAAAACTTTGATTTGGACAAGCTTGATTTTCTTGTAATCGAAAATGTAGGCAATCTTGTGTGCCCCTCCAGCTTTGATTTGGGTGAAGATTGCAAAGTGGTGGTGGTAAGCACACCTGAGGGGGATGATAAGCCTGCAAAATACCCTTCAATGATACGTGTTTCCTCAGCAATGATAGTCAACAAGATAGATCTGCTTGATTATCTGGATTTTGACATCGAAAAGTGTATTGATTATGCCAGGGGGATCAACCCAGACTTGGACTTTTTCAAAGTTTCATGCAAGACAGGCGAGGGAATCGGCACCTGGACGGACTGGCTCACAAAACAAATCGGTGACAAAAAGGTTCAGCAACAGTGA
- the hypA gene encoding hydrogenase maturation nickel metallochaperone HypA: MHEVGIAQNILDIAVESALNNKAEIINKIHVKIGRLAAVENDALLFAFDALKEGTIAANALLKIEDIPIKGRCTDCKHEDFYDEMFFSCKKCGSYKVELLTGEELNITEIEVD; encoded by the coding sequence ATGCACGAAGTCGGTATTGCCCAAAATATTCTGGATATCGCTGTTGAAAGCGCGTTGAACAACAAGGCTGAAATTATAAATAAAATACATGTGAAAATCGGCAGACTGGCTGCAGTTGAGAATGATGCACTGCTGTTCGCTTTTGATGCCTTAAAAGAAGGAACCATTGCTGCAAATGCCTTATTGAAGATAGAAGACATCCCCATAAAAGGCAGATGCACTGACTGCAAACATGAAGATTTTTATGATGAAATGTTCTTCAGCTGCAAAAAGTGCGGGTCATACAAAGTGGAACTCCTTACTGGTGAGGAACTGAATATTACCGAAATTGAGGTGGACTGA